The Micromonospora sp. NBC_01740 genome includes a window with the following:
- a CDS encoding aldolase — protein MTVATVSPTVLARPSGGYAMLAVDQREALRAMFAAHQSQPVTDEQITAFKVAAARALSPHASAILVDKQFGWDAVIAEEAVAAECALIAAADRFTASATEFVADVAIDDDVDPAAVRAQGAKALKLLVLWRPDEDPAPRIALVTDFVRRCRDNGLVSIIEPVSRAPRQGGAFDHDAGILAAARELGSLGADLYKAEVPTAGQGTPAEIVAGCSRLSESIAGPWVVLSSGVPAELFPDAVRLACQAGASGFLAGRAIWASVVGSPTMADDLRTISVDRLRRLCDVVDDAVSR, from the coding sequence ATGACCGTCGCCACCGTGTCGCCCACCGTTCTGGCCCGCCCCTCCGGCGGCTACGCCATGCTCGCCGTCGACCAGCGGGAGGCCCTGCGGGCGATGTTCGCCGCCCACCAGAGCCAGCCGGTGACCGACGAGCAGATCACCGCCTTCAAGGTCGCGGCGGCCCGCGCGCTGAGCCCCCACGCCTCGGCGATCCTCGTCGACAAGCAGTTCGGCTGGGACGCCGTCATCGCCGAGGAGGCCGTCGCCGCCGAGTGCGCCCTGATCGCCGCCGCCGACCGCTTCACCGCCAGCGCCACCGAGTTCGTCGCCGACGTCGCCATCGACGACGACGTCGACCCCGCCGCCGTACGCGCCCAGGGCGCCAAGGCGCTCAAGCTGCTCGTGCTCTGGCGCCCCGACGAGGACCCCGCCCCCCGGATCGCCCTGGTGACGGACTTCGTGCGGCGGTGCCGCGACAACGGACTCGTCAGCATCATCGAGCCGGTGTCCCGCGCCCCCCGCCAGGGCGGCGCCTTCGACCACGACGCCGGCATCCTCGCCGCCGCCAGGGAACTCGGCTCGCTCGGCGCCGACCTCTACAAGGCCGAGGTCCCCACCGCCGGGCAGGGCACCCCGGCGGAGATCGTCGCCGGCTGCTCCCGGCTGAGCGAGTCCATCGCCGGGCCCTGGGTGGTGCTGTCGTCGGGTGTACCCGCCGAACTCTTCCCCGACGCCGTCCGCCTCGCCTGCCAGGCCGGGGCGTCGGGCTTCCTGGCGGGCCGGGCGATCTGGGCGTCGGTCGTCGGCAGCCCGACGATGGCCGACGACCTGCGGACCATCTCCGTGGATCGGCTGCGCCGCCTCTGCGACGTGGTTGACGACGCCGTGTCCCGCTGA
- a CDS encoding DUF202 domain-containing protein produces the protein MSRAAAPRDGDRPASAGPPGTPPRLDGDPGLQLERTMLAWRRTAAAFLVAGAVGARLLTPLLGGWAYPAVAAPALCVGALALARCVPPRRPTGRRPATTARGKSMPPGPTVVTPGAGRMAGVAALTCLLGLAAAATVLTATTPPSTP, from the coding sequence GTGAGCCGTGCCGCCGCACCCCGCGACGGGGACCGCCCGGCGTCGGCGGGTCCACCCGGGACACCCCCTCGCCTGGACGGCGACCCCGGCCTGCAACTGGAGCGGACCATGCTGGCCTGGCGGCGCACGGCGGCGGCGTTCCTGGTGGCCGGTGCCGTCGGCGCGCGACTGCTCACCCCGCTGCTCGGCGGCTGGGCCTATCCGGCCGTGGCGGCACCGGCGCTGTGCGTGGGCGCGCTCGCCCTCGCCAGGTGCGTCCCACCGCGCCGCCCTACTGGGCGGCGACCGGCCACGACGGCGCGCGGGAAGTCGATGCCACCGGGTCCGACGGTCGTCACCCCGGGGGCGGGCCGGATGGCCGGCGTCGCGGCCCTGACCTGCCTCCTCGGCCTCGCCGCGGCGGCGACCGTGCTGACCGCCACGACGCCGCCGTCGACCCCCTGA
- a CDS encoding sulfite exporter TauE/SafE family protein has protein sequence MALLGAALAVVAVALGAAMQRVTGLGFALVAAPFLVIILGPFTGVVLANLLSAAINLVVLASTFRALHRRLAVEMIVGVVVAVPLGAWVVASLPGPLLLIGVGSITAISVAWVARGNPLRFLRGRAGPVLSGFTSGFFNTTAGTGGPPLAVYAVSTDWGQRSFVPTVQVVGLVTNVLSLAAKGTPALSWPLLLACGVAMTVGIAGGQVLSRWLPEERARGSVIGLALVGSVIAVGKGVTALW, from the coding sequence GTGGCCCTCCTCGGCGCCGCCCTCGCGGTGGTGGCGGTCGCCCTCGGGGCGGCCATGCAGCGGGTCACCGGGCTCGGCTTCGCGCTGGTCGCGGCGCCGTTCCTGGTCATCATCCTCGGCCCGTTCACCGGTGTCGTGCTGGCGAACCTGCTCTCCGCCGCGATCAACCTCGTCGTCCTGGCCTCGACCTTCCGGGCGCTGCACCGCAGGTTGGCCGTGGAGATGATCGTCGGCGTCGTGGTCGCCGTCCCCCTCGGCGCCTGGGTGGTGGCGTCCCTGCCCGGTCCGCTGCTGCTCATCGGCGTCGGCTCGATCACGGCGATCTCCGTCGCCTGGGTGGCCCGGGGCAACCCGCTGCGCTTCCTCCGCGGCCGGGCCGGGCCGGTGTTGTCGGGCTTCACGTCGGGGTTCTTCAACACCACCGCGGGCACCGGCGGGCCGCCCCTGGCCGTCTACGCGGTGAGCACCGACTGGGGCCAGCGCAGCTTCGTGCCGACCGTGCAGGTCGTCGGCCTGGTCACCAACGTGCTGTCGCTGGCAGCCAAGGGCACGCCGGCGCTGTCCTGGCCCCTGCTGCTGGCCTGCGGCGTGGCGATGACCGTCGGCATCGCCGGAGGTCAGGTGCTGTCCCGCTGGCTGCCGGAGGAGCGGGCCCGAGGATCGGTCATCGGGCTGGCCTTGGTCGGCAGCGTCATCGCCGTCGGAAAGGGAGTGACCGCCCTGTGGTAG
- a CDS encoding YidH family protein, whose translation MVVETDDETSSRTPGRRRWPGRVFDRGVDPDPRFSLANERTFLAWIRTSLALFAAGIALEALALPIAPGLRRAAAVVLIVLGAAAPVQAWIGWLRTEAALRLGRSLPPPALAMPLGLGLVLAAGLILVGLVR comes from the coding sequence GTGGTAGTCGAAACGGACGACGAGACCTCCTCGCGGACGCCGGGGCGACGCCGGTGGCCCGGCCGGGTCTTCGACCGGGGCGTCGATCCCGACCCCCGGTTCAGCCTCGCCAACGAGCGCACCTTCCTGGCCTGGATCCGTACGTCGCTGGCGCTCTTCGCGGCCGGGATCGCCCTGGAGGCGCTGGCCCTGCCCATCGCGCCCGGGCTGCGCCGCGCCGCGGCCGTCGTGCTGATCGTGCTCGGCGCCGCGGCCCCGGTGCAGGCGTGGATCGGCTGGCTGCGTACGGAGGCGGCGCTGCGCCTCGGTCGGAGCCTGCCGCCACCCGCGCTGGCGATGCCGCTCGGCCTGGGCCTGGTCCTGGCGGCCGGACTGATCCTGGTCGGCCTCGTCCGGTGA
- a CDS encoding L-threonylcarbamoyladenylate synthase codes for MARYYDVHPDNPQPRVLRQVVDLIRSGGLIAYPTDSCFAFGCQPGNRSGLDRIREIRRLDERHHFTLVCRDFAQLGQFVQVSNSVFRMVKACTPGSYTFILPATREVPRRLLHPRKRTVGVRVPRHTVVQALLAELGEPLVSSTLMLPGEDEPMTQGWEIKERLDHLLDAVIDAGDCGKEPTTVVDLSQPEPEILRYGAGDPGCFE; via the coding sequence ATGGCGAGGTACTACGACGTGCACCCGGACAACCCGCAGCCCCGGGTCCTCCGGCAGGTCGTCGACCTGATCCGCAGCGGCGGCTTGATCGCCTACCCGACGGACTCGTGCTTCGCGTTCGGTTGTCAGCCGGGCAACCGGTCCGGTCTGGATCGGATCCGGGAGATCCGTCGGCTGGACGAACGGCATCACTTCACTTTGGTGTGCCGTGACTTCGCCCAACTCGGCCAGTTCGTGCAGGTCAGCAACTCGGTTTTCCGGATGGTGAAGGCGTGCACCCCGGGCAGCTACACCTTTATCCTGCCGGCGACCCGCGAGGTGCCGCGCCGGCTGCTGCACCCCAGGAAGCGCACCGTGGGCGTACGGGTCCCCAGGCACACGGTCGTCCAGGCGCTGCTGGCCGAGCTCGGCGAGCCGTTGGTGTCGAGCACCCTGATGCTGCCTGGCGAGGACGAGCCGATGACCCAGGGGTGGGAGATCAAGGAACGGCTGGACCATCTCCTCGACGCGGTGATCGACGCTGGCGACTGTGGAAAGGAACCGACCACCGTGGTCGACCTGTCGCAACCTGAGCCCGAGATCCTGCGCTACGGGGCCGGAGACCCGGGCT